Proteins from a single region of Pyrus communis chromosome 6, drPyrComm1.1, whole genome shotgun sequence:
- the LOC137736689 gene encoding topless-related protein 2-like, which yields MSSLSRELVFLILQFLEEEKFKESVHRLEQESGYFFNMKYFEEKALAGEWDEVEKYLSGFTKVDENRYSMKIFFEVRKQKYLEALDRNDRAKAVEILVKDLKVFSTFNEELYKEITHLLTLENFRENEQLSKYGDTKSARSIMLVELKKLIEANPLFRDKLALPTLKASRLRTLINQSLNWQHQLCKNPRPNPDIKTLFMDHSCSPTNGARASTPVTLPVAALAKPTYAPLGAHGGAFPPAAAAAANANLAGWMSNANPSLSVQSAVVAASPFPVQPSQVSVLKHPRTPSNALGMSDYQSSDHEQLMKRLRPAQSVDEVSYPPPPQHASWSLDDLPRTLACTLRQGFNVMSMDFHPSHHTLLAVGCSNGEITLWEVGIREKLVSKPFKVWNMTACSNAFQVAMVKDPSISVSRVSWNQDGSLIGVAFTKHLVHLYAYQGPTDLRQHLEIDAHSGSVNDLAFSHPNKQLCLITCGEDKLIKVWDLGGRILFSFEGHEAPVYSICPHQKENIQFIFSTAVDGKIKAWLYDNVGSRVDYDAPGQWCTTMLYSDDGNRLFSCGTSKDGDSFLVEWNESEGAIKRTYNGFRKKSSGIVQFDTTKNHFLAVGEDNQIKFWDMDNTNVLTGTDAEGGLLTLPRLRFNKEGNLLAATTSDNGIKILANAEGLRSLRAIETRSYEASRGPIEMKVSGSSMVPNVNPTINKVDRMDTSSPARPTHILNGADSMARADSMARADMARSLEKRRSLDDVSDKIKRWELAEIVDPVQCRVATMPESKDPANKVARLLYTNSGSGILALGSNGVQKLWKWSRNEQNLSGKATASVVPQHWQPNSGLLMTNDVSENVEEAVPCIALSKNDSYVMSACGGKVSLFNMMTFKVMTTFMPPPPVSTYLSFHPLDNNIIAIGMEDSTIHIYNVRLDEVKAKLKGHQKHITGLAFSVNHKLMVSSGADAQLCFWNMDTWDKRKSVPLQLPAGKAPVGDTHVQFYSDQVRLLVYHETQLALYDAAKSECIRQWMPQDVLPAPISCAAYSSSSQLVYAAFTDGNIGVFDADSLKLRCRIAMSVYLPQASSNSPSVYPLALTAHLQEPYQFAVGLTDGSVKVIEPSESEGRWGVLVPVDNGTQNGWTATSSSNNPAS from the exons ATGTCGTCTTTGAGCAGAGAACTGGTGTTCCTGATCCTCCAATTTCTGGAGGAAGAGAAGTTCAAGGAGTCCGTACACAG GCTGGAGCAGGAATCGGGGTACTTCTTCAACATGAAGTACTTTGAGGAGAAGGCACTGGCTGGAGAGTGGGACGAGGTCGAGAAGTACCTCTCTGGGTTCACCAAGGTCGATGAGAATCGCTATTCGATGAAGATTTTCTTCGAGGTTCGAAAGCAGAAGTATCTCGAGGCGCTCGACAG GAATGACAGAGCTAAGGCTGTTGAGATACTGGTGAAGGATTTGAAAGTGTTCTCGACGTTTAACGAAGAGTTGTACAAGGAAATTACGCATCTTTTGACCCTCGAAAACTTCAG AGAAAATGAGCAGTTATCGAAATATGGTGATACTAAGTCGGCTAGAAGCATAATGCTAGTAGAGCTTAAAAAGTTGATAGAAGCAAATCCGCTTTTCCGAGATAAGCTTGCTTTACCCACTTTGAAGGCTTCACGCTTGCGAACTCTAATTAATCAAAG TCTAAATTGGCAACACCAGCTGTGCAAGAACCCAAGGCCAAATCCTGATATTAAGACCTTATTCATGGACCACTCGTGTTCTCCAACAAATGGGGCTCGTGCATCCACGCCAGTTACTCTTCCGGTTGCAGCTCTTGCAAAGCCAACTTATGCTCCTCTAGGAGCACATGGTGGA GCTTTTCCGCCGGCTGCTGCAGCTGCAGCTAATGCAAATTTAGCAGGATGGATGTCGAATGCTAATCCTTCCTTGTCTGTGCAATCAGCTGTTGTTGCCGCTTCACCCTTCCCTGTTCAACCCAGTCAAG TTTCTGTTTTAAAGCATCCAAGAACACCCTCAAATGCTCTTGGAATGAGCGATTATCAAAGCTCAGATCACGAGCAACTAATGAAACGCCTGCGGCCTGCACAATCTGTTGATGAG GTCAGTTATCCTCCCCCTCCCCAGCATGCTTCCTGGTCACTAGATGACCTACCGAGGACTTTAGCGTGCACTCTTCGTCAGGGATTCAATGTGATGAGCATGGATTTCCACCCTTCTCATCACACATTACTTGCTG TTGGATGTAGTAATGGCGAAATTACACTGTGGGAAGTTGGGATACGAGAGAAGCTAGTGTCAAAGCCATTCAAAGTATGGAATATGACTGCTTGTTCTAATGCATTTCAG GTTGCTATGGTCAAAGATCCGTCAATATCTGTAAGCCGTGTATCATGGAATCAAGATGGAAGCTTAATTG GTGTtgcatttaccaaacacttggTTCATTTGTACGCTTATCAAGGACCAACTGATCTACGGCAACATTTGGAG ATTGATGCTCACAGTGGCAGTGTGAATGACTTAGCCTTTTCTCATCCAAACAAGCAATTATGTCTTATAACTTGTGGGGAGGATAAGCTGATAAAG GTTTGGGATTTGGGTGGAAGAATTCTATTCAGCTTTGAAGGTCATGAAGCGCCTGTTTACTCAATTTGCCCCCACCAGAAGGAGAATATTCAG TTCATATTTTCAACTGCTGTTGATGGGAAAATAAAAGCTTGGCTGTATGACAATGTGGGCTCCAGGGTTGACTATGATGCTCCTGGGCAGTGGTGCACCACAATGCTCTACAGTGATGACGGAAATAG ATTATTCTCTTGTGGGACTAGTAAAGATGGTGATTCTTTCCTCGTTGAATGGAATGAAAGTGAAGGGGCAATAAAGAGGACATATAATGGATTCAGAAAAAAATCTTCTGGCATAGTGCAATTTGATACAACAAAAAATCACTTTTTGgctgttggtgaagataatcagaTAAAGTTTTGGGATATGGATAATACAAATGTTCTTACTGGTACAGATGCTGAGGGTGGACTTCTG ACTCTTCCCCGCTTGAGATTCAATAAGGAAGGAAATTTGCTTGCTGCTACCACGTCTGACAACGGAATCAAAATTCTTGCTAATGCTGAGGGTCTAAGATCCTTAAGAGCAATTGAAACTCGATCTTATGAGGCATCCAGAGGACCTATTGAGATGAAG GTATCTGGTTCTTCCATGGTTCCGAATGTCAACCCAACCATTAATAAAGTGGACCGTATGGATACAAGCTCTCCTGCCAGACCGACCCATATTCTT AATGGAGCTGATTCAATGGCAAGAGCCGATTCTATGGCAAGAGCCGATATGGCAAGAAGCCTGGAAAAGAGAAGAAGCTTAGATGATGTATCTGACAAGATTAAACGTTGGGAACTGGCGGAGATTGTAGATCCCGTTCAGTGTCGAGTGGCTACTATGCCAGAAAGTAAAGATCCTGCTAACAAG GTTGCTCGACTTCTGTATACAAATTCTGGTTCTGGCATTCTGGCTCTCGGTTCAAATGGGGTGCAGAAGCTATGGAAGTGGAGCCGCAATGAACAAAATCTAAGTGGGAAG GCCACAGCAAGTGTTGTTCCCCAACATTGGCAACCCAACAGTGGTCTTTTAATGACTAATGATGTCTCAGAAAATGTTGAAGAAGCGGTTCCATGCATTGCACTCTCAAAAAATGACTCTTATGTGATGTCAGCCTGTGGAGGAAAAGTGTCTCTGTTCAATATGATGACTTTTAAG GTAATGACAACTTTCATGCCACCTCCACCAGTGTCAACCTACTTGTCATTTCATCCTCTGGATAATAATATCATAGCAATAGGAATGGAAGATTCAACTATCCACATTTACAATGTTCGACTTGATGAG GTCAAAGCAAAACTGAAAGGCCACCAGAAGCACATTACTGGTTTAGCATTTTCTGTCAACCATAAACTCATGGTTTCATCAGGTGCCGATGCTCAA CTATGCTTTTGGAACATGGATACATGGGATAAGAGGAAATCGGTTCCACTTCAGTTGCCCGCTGGAAAGGCGCCTGTCGGTGACACGCATGTGCAATTTTATTCTGATCAAGTCCGATTGTTGGTATACCATGAGACTCAACTAGCATTATATGATGCGGCCAAATCAGAGTGCATTCGGCAG TGGATGCCACAAGATGTTCTGCCTGCGCCCATTTCTTGTGCAGCATATTCTTCAAGTAGTCAACTAGTTTATGCAGCATTTACTGATGGTAACATTGGAGTATTTGATGCTGATAGTCTGAAACTAAGATGCCGTATTGCCATGTCGGTGTACTTACCACAAGCATCATCAAACAG CCCATCTGTGTACCCGCTGGCTCTTACAGCACATTTGCAGGAGCCGTACCAATTCGCTGTTGGACTGACAGATGGATCTGTTAAAGTTATAGAGCCCTCGGAATCTGAGGGGAGGTGGGGAGTTTTGGTGCCTGTTGATAACGGAACACAGAACGGGTGGACAGCAACATCTTCGAGTAACAATCCAGCATCGTAG
- the LOC137737069 gene encoding uncharacterized protein: MAAGTMATAAGAAVILYYVLNRRVATNEGGVEDGDDDGDLSGNLSRMRSARKRLSRRPAQAPATWVESLTTLSDTLRFTYSETLGKWPIGDLAFGINYLMRRQGNLQVASVYAGSGSVQLKGSEIVEELNYYLKLLTLCMLFSKKPFPVFLESGGFSQEDVLLQKPKAGLLKPAFTIIRDKNSKCFLLLIRGTHSIKDTLTAATGAVAPFHHSVLHDGGISNLILGYAHCGMVAAARWIAKISTPCLLKAVGEYPDYKVKVIGHSLGGGTAALLTYILREQKEFSSSTCITFAPAACITWELAESGKHFITTIINGSDLVPTFSAASVDDLRSEVTASSWLNDLRDQVERTRVLNVVYRSATALGSRLPSIASAKARVAGAGALLRPVSSSTQVVMKRAQNVVVRTHSSISSWSCMGARRRNVGQLPNSKADDLQESSIICEKDSESHDGVIVDPMLNNSDSSSSGGSGHDDTDEEEQLLPVDGNTATSSVEDITEGELWYELEKELKRQEHEVNVEAREEEAAAVKEITEEEDMLVDVAESNTPISSSDVSENHRFYPPGRIMHIISVPSSYPTNLDDNGPTAEERVGIYETRRELYSKLRLSRTMINDHYMPMYKKMMELLIRELENDDSSNCIM; the protein is encoded by the exons atggcGGCGGGAACAATGGCGACCGCCGCCGGAGCCGCCGTGATTCTTTACTACGTGCTCAATCGGAGGGTGGCAACGAACGAGGGCGGGGTGGAAGACGGGGATGACGACGGCGATCTGAGTGGAAATCTCTCGAGGATGAGATCGGCGAGGAAACGGCTTTCTCGGCGACCGGCTCAAGCGCCCGCCACGTGGGTCGAGTCGCTTACCACCTTGTCCGATACGCTCCGGTTCACCTACTCCGAAACGCTCGGGAAGTGGCCGATCGGCGACTTGGCCTTCGGGATTAACTACCTCATGCGGCGGCAG GGTAACTTACAAGTTGCGAGTGTGTATGCTGGTAGTGGTAGTGTGCAGCTCAAAGGGTCTGAAATCGTTGAGGAGTTAAATTATTACTTGAAGTTGCTGACGCTTTGTATGCTCTTTTCGAAGAAACCGTTTCCGGTGTTTTTAGAGTCCGGGGGTTTTTCTCAGGAAGATGTTCTTCTCCAGAAGCCCAAGGCCGGG CTTCTGAAGCCTGCCTTCACAATTATACGTGATAAGAATTCAAAATGCTTCCTTCTATTAATACGTGGTACACATAGCATCAAAGATACACTAACTGCCGCAACTGGTGCAGTGGCCCCTTTCCACCATTCGGTATTGCATGATGGTGGAATAAGCAACTTAATCCTAGGGTATGCTCACTGTGGGATGGTTGCTGCAGCCCGTTGGATTGCTAAGATTAGTACTCCTTGCTTGCTTAAGGCTGTTGGTGAATATCCTGATTACAAAGTGAAG GTTATTGGGCATTCACTGGGTGGCGGTACAGCTGCGTTATTAACATATATTCTTCGAGAACAAAAAGAGTTCTCTTCAAGCACTTGCATTACATTTGCTCCAG CTGCGTGTATAACATGGGAGTTGGCAGAATCTGGCAAGCACTTCATCACTACTATAATCAATGGCTCCGACCTGGTTCCTACTTTCTCAGCAGCTTCTGTTGATGACCTCCGCTCTgag GTCACAGCTTCCTCATGGTTAAATGATTTGCGGGATCAAGTTGAGCGTACAAGAGTTTTGAATGTTGTTTATCGCTCTGCAACTGCTCTGGGTTCTCGTCTACCTTCTATTGCCAGTGCAAAAGCGAGGGTTGCTGGTGCAGGTGCACTATTGCGACCAGTATCCAGCAGCACACAG GTTGTGATGAAGCGTGCACAGAATGTTGTTGTGAGAACgcattcatccatatcatcatgGTCTTGCATGGGTGCACGTCGCCGTAATGTGGGCCAATTACCTAACTCTAAAGCAGACGATTTGCAAGAATCTTCTATTATATGTGAAAAGGATTCTGAATCTCACGATGGAGTAATCGTAGACCCAATGCTGAATAACTCAGACTCTAGTTCTAGTGGTGGATCAGGCCATGATGATACCGATGAAGAGGAGCAGCTTTTGCCAGTGGATGGAAATACTGCTACATCTTCTGTTGAAGACATCACTGAAGGCGAGTTGTGGTATGAACTGGAGAAGGAGCTTAAGAGGCAGGAGCATGAAGTCAATGTCGAGGCCCGAGAGGAAGAAGCCGCCGCAGTGAAAGAAATAACCGAGGAAGAAGATATGCTAGTTGACGTTGCAGAAAGCAACACGCCTATCTCTTCCTCGGATGTTTCAGAGAACCATCGTTTCTATCCCCCTGGCAGAATCATGCACATTATATCAGTCCCTTCATCCTATCCTACTAATTTAGATGACAACGGGCCGACGGCTGAAGAGCGAGTGGGTATATACGAGACGCGTAGAGAACTGTACAGTAAGCTCCGACTTTCTAGAACGATGATTAATGATCACTACATGCCTATGTATAAGAAAATGATGGAATTGTTGATCAGGGAACTGGAAAATGACGATTCCAGTAATTGTATAATGTGA
- the LOC137736190 gene encoding uncharacterized protein: MGQDSDLKSQLVTEICSVSTRSIACSHRHGSSSSPVHSSFVDWYRLLRVEENAGADVIRKRYLELALQLHPDKNKHPKAEIAFKLVSEAYSCLSDDAKRRVFDLERWRRFCSECGTIPYTTTHHNSPSTANPNPSSHHKPYNPTNSRPCKVTKGLKDIRNRFREEVRVIESCLKANAAAGTPGKQSSSSLCTPPAAFDALQSRLPKESPVFNPSDHKVQGYPHLRARIYEKPKNFWQLRTGHHVLNYEQGRGGYDSPVYEVRSDSGMFKSRSTCVRS; the protein is encoded by the exons ATGGGGCAGGATTCTGATTTGAAATCCCAGCTGGTGACTGAGATTTGCTCCGTTTCCACGCGCTCCATTGCCTGCTCTCACAGGCatggcagcagcagcagccctGTTCATTCGTCTTTCGTCGATTGGTATCGCCTCCTTCGA GTGGAGGAAAATGCTGGGGCAGATGTTATAAGAAAGAGATATCTTGAACTTG CTTTACAACTTCATCCAGATAAGAACAAACACCCAAAAGCTGAAATTGCATTCAAGCTTGTTTCTGAG GCATATTCATGTCTCTCAGATGATGCAAAAAGAAGAGTTTTTGACTTGGAGAGATGGAGGAGGTTCTGCTCTGAGTGCGGCACAATCCCCTACACAACAACCCACCACAACTCCCCAAGCACTGCCAATCCCAATCCTTCTTCACATCACAAGCCTTACAATCCCACAAATTCAAGACCTTGCAAAGTAACCAAGGGACTGAAAGATATCAGAAACAGATTCAGAGAGGAGGTAAGGGTGATAGAAAGCTGCTTGAAGGCCAATGCAGCTGCAGGAACACCAGGAAAGCAATCCTCCTCCTCACTATGTACTCCACCTGCTGCTTTTGATGCGTTGCAGAGCAGGCTCCCTAAGGAATCCCCTGTCTTCAACCCATCTGACCATAAGGTTCAGGGATACCCTCATCTTCGGGCTCGAATTTACGAGAAGCCGAAGAACTTTTGGCAGTTGAGAACTGGGCATCATGTACTGAATTATGAGCAGGGTAGAGGTGGTTATGATTCTCCGGTGTATGAGGTCAGATCAGATAGTGGAATGTTTAAGAGTAGGTCAACTTGTGTTCGTTCATGA
- the LOC137737259 gene encoding pumilio homolog 24-like: MAAKKQEKSSPKKRKQIPGNKLETHSSSSKKPKLLDSKRSNPRSTDFKKPSKPFKPREPGLDHEKQVPLSKREGRLRAKELAEARKKKRKRHYNLEQELAHLWEKMRQRNISKEDRSKLVSEALEKMKGKIPEIASSHVSSRVLQTCVKYCSQAEKDAVFEELQPHLLTLACNTYAVHLVTKMLDNASKKQLAAFISSLRGHVASLLRHMVGSVVVEHAYQLGNATQKQELLVELYSTELQLFKDLVSKNEGRLLDIISKLDLQKSSVFRHMTSVIQPILEKGIIDHSIVHRVLIEYFTIAEQFSAADVIKQLSGPLLVRVIHTRDGSKVGMLCVKHGSSKERKKIIKGMKGHVHKIALDQGGSMVLVCLVSTVDDTKLTTKVVINELQENLKDLVLDKNGRRPLLQLLHPNCSRYLTPDDLASLSLSIPSLSSKVEPDNSETKSSKVNKSGEEANSDLELDEADMNPDDGLHSVEGGKKDPAVRRQELLVQSGLAEKLVDVCITSAGELLRSNFGKEVIYEVATGGAGGILHPTLDDKLNELYEAIASLVAEPKSQESKEDSKEEHILENFHSSRTIRKLILDCPTFASTLWNKALKGKCDLWAQGHSGKVIAAFLESSDSKVNQLANKELKKLIDGGILKVPEPKVVTGKKE, encoded by the exons ATGGCGGCCAAGAAGCAGGAGAAGAGCTCGCCGAAGAAGAGGAAGCAAATCCCAGGCAATAAGCTGGAGACCCACAGCTCCTCTTCCAAGAAGCCCAAGCTCCTCGACTCCAAGCGCTCAAATCCTCGAAGCACCGACTTCAAGAAACCCTCCAAACCTTTCAAGCCCCGAGAACCAGGACTCGATCATGAGAAACAAGTTCCGCTGTCGAAGCGAGAGGGCCGCCTCCGTGCCAAG GAACTTGCGGAGGCTAGGAAGAAGAAGCGGAAGCGTCATTACAATTTAGAGCAA GAGCTTGCACATCTGTGGGAGAAGATGCGGCAACGAAATATATCCAAAGAAGATCGATCCAA GTTGGTGAGTGAAGCGTTAGAGAAAATGAAGGGGAAAATTCCTGAAATTGCAAGTTCCCATGTGTCTTCTCGTGTTCTGCAG ACTTGCGTTAAGTACTGTTCACAAGCGGAAAAGGATGCAGTCTTTGAGGAGCTTCAGCCGCATCTTCTTACTCTTGCATGCAACACATATGCTGTTCATCTGGTGACCAAAATGTTAGACAATG CCTCCAAAAAGCAGCTAGCGGCATTTATCTCCTCTCTCCGAGGACATGTTGCTTCCCTTCTTCGTCACATGGTTGGTTCTGTAG TCGTTGAGCACGCATACCAATTGGGAAATGCAACTCAAAAGCAAGAGCTTTTGGTGGAACTATATTCTACAGAGCTTCAGTTGTTTAAGGACTTGGTCTCGAAGAATGAGGGCAG GTTACTAGATATAATTTCAAAGCTAGATCTGCAGAAATCTTCTGTCTTCCGGCACATGACTTCGGTGATTCAACCAATTTTAGAGAAAGGAATAATTGATCACTCTATAGTACATAGGGTGTTAATAGAGTACTTCACAATAGCTGAGCAG TTCTCTGCTGCAGATGTAATTAAACAGTTGTCGGGTCCACTTCTTGTTCGGGTGATACACACAAGGGATGGATCCAAGGTTGGGATGCTCTGTGTCAAGCATGGTAGTTCAAAG gaaagaaagaagataaTTAAAGGAATGAAAGGCCACGTTCATAAAATAGCTCTTGATCAAGGTGGAAGCATG GTGCTTGTTTGCCTTGTTTCAACTGTTGATGACACAAAGCTTACTACAAAG GTTGTCATTAATGAGCTTCAAGAAAACCTAAAGGATCTTGTTCTCGATAAG AATGGAAGGCGCCCATTACTGCAGCTACTTCATCCAAATTGTTCACGTTATTTGACTCCCGATGACCTGGCTTCCCTCAGTTTGTCTATCCCTTCTCTTTCCAGCAAG GTTGAACCAGACAATTCTGAAACAAAATCTTCAAAGGTTAACAAATCTGGTGAAGAGGCCAATAgtgatttggaattggatgaagcTGATATGAATcctgatgatggcctccactcAGTTGAGGGAGGAAAAAAGGATCCTGCCGTTCGAAGGCAAGAGTTGTTAGTCCAGAGTGGGTTGGCCGAG AAGCTAGTTGATGTATGCATTACAAGTGCAGGGGAATTACTTAGATCAAATTTTGGCAAAGAAGTCATATATGAG GTTGCAACTGGGGGTGCTGGCGGCATTCTCCACCCAACTTTGGATGACAAGTTGAATGAACTATATGAAGCTATAGCATCTCTTGTCGCAGAACCTAAATCCCAAGAATCCAAAGAGGACTCAAAAGAGGAACACATCCTTGAAAATTTCCATTCCAGTCGGACCATTAGAAAACTAATCTTGGACTGCCCCACATTTGCTTCCACTTTGTGGAACAAAGCACTTAAAGGAAAGTGTGATTTGTGGGCCCAAGGTCACAG TGGGAAGGTGATTGCTGCATTCTTAGAATCTTCGGACTCTAAGGTCAATCAACTGGCAAATAAAGAGTTGAAGAAGTTGATAGATGGTGGCATTCTCAAAGTTCCTGAGCCAAAAGTAGTTACCGGAAAGAAAGAATGA